One window of the Lytechinus variegatus isolate NC3 chromosome 3, Lvar_3.0, whole genome shotgun sequence genome contains the following:
- the LOC121410552 gene encoding activin receptor type-2A-like — MANLNHLVLGHGLCKLFLYFAVAVIVIDGASVNLPLGSTHCHLYSSQACEKDGTKCGNTTEECDNKEAEVPSCYVLWKNETSFGGGVEVMMRGCWQNQGDCLDMDYCMSSSPADQNLFFCCCIGSLCNMNFSFLPTPEPTPTVTQTTVTGPNIDLEKKKKNEMLTKTILYSIVPIVAITLVIIMLYWMCRRHRYHSLIAIPTTEPTPSPMNSLPPIQLLEIKARGRFGAVWKATCLNDIVAVKVFPIQDRNSWANEREIYNLPHMRHENILNFIATEKHGEGLEVEYWLITEFHHHGSLCDYLKANVISWKELCGIALSMAKGLAFLHEDIPATTAIPFVKHSVAHRDFKSKNVLLKNNTTACIADFGLACVFEAGKNPGDTHGQVGTRRYMAPEVLEGAIQFKRDAFLRIDMYAFGLVLWELVTRCTIQDGPVPEYRLPFEEELGQGTSLEDMQEWVVVKRKRPVISDHWLKHRGLELLCETIEECWDQDAEARLSAGCVEERIAQFSHSHMNGHHHVTPSPLIMQTMHNSTSFENTGNTESTDIALYRNSPSPPPKESNL; from the exons TTATCGTCATTGACGGAGCGAGTGTGAATCTGCCTCTAGGTAGCACCCACTGCCACCTGTACAGCAGCCAAGCTTGTGAAAAAGATGGCACCAAGTGCGGCAATACAACTGAAGAGTGCGACAACAAGGAAGCAGAGGTACCGTCCTGCTACGTCCTTTGGAAGAATGAAACTTCCTTTGGTGGTGGTGTAGAG GTAATGATGCGAGGCTGTTGGCAGAACCAGGGTGATTGTCTTGATATGGACTACTGTATGAGTTCCAGTCCTGCTGACCAAAACCTTTTCTTCTGCTGTTGCATCGGGAGCCTGTGCAACATGAATTTTTCATTCCTCCCAACTCCAGAGCCTACTCCTACTGTTACACAAACAACAGTGACAG GACCCAATATAGAtctggagaagaagaagaaaaatgaaatgctgACCAAAACCATCCTGTATTCCATTGTGCCAATCGTTGCCATCACTCTGGTAATCATCATGCTTTACTGGATGTGCAGACGACACCGTTACCATTCCCTGATAGCCATCCCAACCACAGAACCAACTCCATCACCAATGAACAGCCTACCTCCTATCCAGCTTCTAGAGATTAAAGCCAGGGGACGATTTGGTGCTGTCTGGAAGGCAACCTGTCTCAATGACATTGTTGCTGTCAAGGTGTTTCCTATACAGGATCGCAACTCCTGGGCAAATGAACGTGAGATCTACAACCTCCCTCACATGCGTCATGAGAATATCCTCAACTTCATAGCAACGGAAAAGCATGGGGAGGGTTTAGAGGTGGAGTACTGGCTCATCACAGAGTTCCACCATCATGGATCTCTTTGTGACTACCTCAAAGCCAATGTCATCAGCTGGAAGGAGCTGTGTGGTATTGCCCTCTCCATGGCCAAGGGCCTGGCTTTCTTGCATGAGGATATCCCAGCCACTACTGCTATACCTTTTGTCAAGCATTCAGTAGCTCACAGGGATTTCAAGAGTAAGAATGTGCTATTGAAGAACAACACAACAGCCTGCATTGCTGACTTTGGATTGGCCTGTGTCTTTGAAGCCGGCAAAAATCCAGGAGACACTCATGGACAG GTTGGAACACGACGCTACATGGCCCCAGAGGTACTAGAAGGAGCCATCCAGTTCAAACGAGATGCTTTCCTACGTATTGACATGTATGCCTTTGGATTGGTTCTTTGGGAACTTGTCACAAGATGCACCATACAAGACG GACCTGTTCCGGAGTATAGATTGCCCTTTGAAGAAGAGCTTGGGCAAGGCACATCACTAGAGGACATGCAAGAGTGGGTAGTGGTCAAGAGAAAGCGACCGGTCATCAGTGACCATTGGCTCAAGCACAGG GGTCTTGAGTTATTATGTGAGACGATTGAGGAGTGCTGGGACCAAGATGCTGAAGCTCGTCTCTCAGCTGGCTGTGTAGAGGAGCGAATAGCACAGTTCAGTCACAGTCACATGAATGGCCACCATCATGTGACACCGTCACCTCTCATCATGCAGACGATGCACAATAGCACAAGCTTTGAGAACACTGGCAACACAGAGAGCACAGACATTGCTTTATACAGGAATTCCCCATCTCCGCCTCCCAAGGAGTCCAACTTATAG